One Lycium barbarum isolate Lr01 chromosome 5, ASM1917538v2, whole genome shotgun sequence genomic window carries:
- the LOC132642698 gene encoding protein NRT1/ PTR FAMILY 2.13-like has translation MEDKKNNKSSSLSFPSPENGMYDEEKQSSRSDSPAKTCRRKPGGWRAMPYVLGNETFERLASVGLLANFMRFLLTVFHMDQVSASNVLNIWSGVANFIPLLGAYISDAYIGRFWTIAFASVFEMMGMLTLTFIPWLPQLHPPTCKGQQCKGPNKSQMGFLVMGLGFLSIGSGGIRPCSIPFGVDQFDSTTDEGRKGIASFFNWYYTSFTVVLIIALTLVVYIQDSVSWVIGFGIPTVLMFLSLILFFIGTKVYIYVKPEGSIFSSIIQVFVTTHKKRKLKFPDEHESNKIFYDPPIPKGSIVKKLPLTNKYRSLNKAAIVMEDDVNTDGTSSNKWRLCSIQQIEEVKCLLKIIPVWATGIICFTAVAQQGTFTMSQALKMDRHLGPKFQIPAGTLSVISMITVGIWLPIYDRLIVPSIRKITKIEGGITLLQRIGIGMVFTILSMVVAGLIEKVRRNSAIMHNSSDGIAPITVMWLAPQLILMGFAEAFNIIGQIEFYNKEFPENMSSVANSLLSCTVAAASYLSSLLVNILHTTTGGHGHPDWLTKDINAGRVENYYYLIAGLGVLNLFYFIYVARRYQYKTRLVVDDGIKPDVHELHDMKY, from the exons ATGGAGGACAAGAAAAATAATAAGTCTTCATCATTATCCTTCCCTTCGCCGGAAAATGGTATGTACGACGAGGAAAAACAGAGCTCACGCAGTGATTCTCCGGCCAAAACATGCCGGAGAAAGCCTGGTGGATGGAGGGCTATGCCTTATGTTCTAG GAAATGAGACATTTGAGAGGTTGGCATCAGTAGGACTATTGGCAAATTTCATGCGGTTTTTATTAACAGTGTTTCATATGGACCAAGTGTCTGCCTCCAACGTTCTTAATATTTGGTCTGGAGTTGCTAATTTCATACCATTGCTCGGTGCTTACATTTCGGATGCATATATCGGTCGATTTTGGACTATTGCTTTTGCCTCCGTTTTTGAAATGATG GGAATGTTGACATTAACCTTCATACCTTGGTTACCTCAGTTGCACCCTCCTACTTGCAAGGGCCAACAATGCAAGGGGCCTAACAAATCACAGATGGGCTTTCTAGTTATGGGCCTAGGATTTTTGTCCATTGGGTCTGGTGGAATAAGGCCTTGTAGCATCCCATTTGGTGTGGACCAATTTGACTCAACAACAGATGAAGGAAGAAAAGGAATTGCTAGCTTCTTTAATTggtattacacttcatttacagTGGTCCTGATTATTGCACTTACTCTTGTGGTGTATATTCAAGATTCTGTGAGCTGGGTAATTGGATTTGGCATCCCTACTGTGCTCATGTTCTTGtctctcattttatttttcattggGACGAAAGTGTACATTTATGTGAAGCCCGAAGGGAGTATTTTCTCGAGCATCATTCAGGTTTTTGTCACGACTCACAAAAAACGCAAGCTTAAGTTTCCAGATGAGCATGAGAGTAACAAGATCTTTTATGATCCACCGATACCAAAAGGGTCCATCGTGAAGAAACTCCCTTTAACCAATAAGTACAG GTCCTTGAACAAAGCAGCTATAGTGATGGAGGATGATGTTAACACTGATGGAACTAGTTCAAATAAATGGAGGCTATGCAGTATTCAACAAATAGAAGAAGTAAAATGCCTTCTCAAAATAATCCCAGTTTGGGCGACAGGGATCATTTGTTTCACAGCCGTGGCACAACAAGGGACATTCACAATGTCACAAGCTTTAAAAATGGACCGTCATCTTGGCCCCAAATTCCAAATTCCAGCTGGTACCCTCTCTGTTATATCAATGATCACTGTAGGAATATGGCTCCCTATCTACGACCGACTAATCGTGCCATCCATCAGAAAAATCACTAAAATTGAAGGTGGGATCACATTGTTACAAAGAATTGGAATTGGCATGGTTTTTACAATTTTGTCTATGGTTGTCGCGGGGTTAATTGAGAAAGTGAGAAGGAATTCAGCTATAATGCATAATAGTTCGGACGGAATTGCACCTATTACAGTCATGTGGTTAGCACCACAACTAATACTTATGGGATTCGCTGAGGCTTTTAACATTATTGGCCAAATTGAGTTTTACAATAAGGAGTTTCCTGAAAATATGAGTAGTGTGGCTAATTCTCTGCTTTCTTGCACAGTGGCTGCTGCAAGTTATTTAAGCAGTTTATTAGTGAACATTTTGCATACAACTACAGGGGGACATGGACATCCAGATTGGTTAACAAAAGATATTAATGCTGGTAGAGTTGAGAACTACTACTATCTTATTGCAGGATTAGGAGTGCTGAATTTGTTCTACTTTATATATGTAGCTCGTCGATATCAGTACAAGACTAGATTAGTTGTTGATGACGGAATTAAGCCTGATGTTCATGAACTTCATGACATGAAGTATTAA
- the LOC132639752 gene encoding uncharacterized protein LOC132639752, which yields MFRVREFRDKHTCPLKDKVYSQRHATSWFIGGIVKPKVANHKRKYTPNDIAKDVRNDLGLDVSYMVAWRAKEKAMKDLMGEPSDSYKKLPGYLYILDKTYPCSHIRMRKSDENEFLYLFIALYAFIKGFDCCRPIVVVDGSHLKTAYNGTFVSASTLDGAGNILPLAYGVIDSENDRSWTWFFERFREAYGVRENMCIVSDRHESINKAVSRIYPNVPHYACILHLWGNVCKKYKKSHDVLSPVFYAMAKAYTQEDFDELMGKVEKADFRVAEYLELA from the exons ATGTTCAGGGTTAGGGAGTTTCGTGACAAGCATACATGTCCGCTAAAAGATAAGGTGTATTCACAACGCCATGCGACAAGTTGGTTTATAGGTGGAATTGTAAAACCAAAAGTAGCCAACCATAAGAGGAAATACACACCTAATGATATAGCGAAAGATGTAAGAAATGATCTTGGACTGGATGTGTCCTATATGGTCGCTTGGCGGGCTAAGGAAAAAGCAATGAAGGATTTAATGGGTGAACCATCGGATTCTTACAAAAAATTACCTGGGTACCTATACATCTTGGATAAAACGTATCCATGTTCACATATAAGAATGCGAAAATCCGACGAAAACGAGTTTCTGTATCTGTTTATAGCATTGTATGCATTCATCAAagggtttgattgttgtaggcCAATTGTTGTAGTTGACGGGAGCCACCTCAAAACAGCATACAACGGAACGTTCGTTTCAGCAAGCACGTTAGACGGTGCAG GTAATATACTTCCTTTAGCATATGGTGTGATAGATTCAGAAAATGACAGGTCTTGGACGTGGTTCTTTGAGCGATTCAGGGAAGCGTATGGTGTGAGAGAGAACATGTGTATTGTTTCCGATAGGCATGAAAGCATAAACAAAGCTGTTTCTAGAATCTATCCGAATGTGCCGCATTATGCATGCATATTGCATCTTTGGGGTAACGTATGTAAGAAGTATAAGAAGAGCCATGATGTGTTGAGTCCCGTGTTTTATGCAATGGCAAAAGCGTACACGCAAGAAGATTTTGATGAGCTTATGGGCAAAGTTGAGAAGGCAGATTTTCGGGTGGCAGAGTATTTGGAATTGGCTTGA
- the LOC132639753 gene encoding uncharacterized protein LOC132639753 — MTSNIAECINRHLVAARELPIFDFLEEVRKMFGRWNYNNRKNGTYTFTTLGKKFQEILSINEYLCLRMTAEPSTEYLYTVYDAGRHFIVNLDNKTCSFRMFQIDEIPCPHAWAAIKKKNLMADDYCSELFKPHTVVKTYDVAVDPLPDEREWKIPTYISEDVVLPPRYKRPPGRPKKKCDKPLFELLLGKKRHACSTCGQTGHNRRSCSSAPRRK, encoded by the exons ATGACTTCAAACATAGCAGAGTGTATTAATCGTCACCTTGTAGCCGCAAGAGAGCTTCCTATATTTGATTTTCtagaagaagtgaggaagatgtttggaagatggaattatAATAACCGGAAAAATGGTACATACACGTTCACAACACTCGGTAAAAAGTTTCAGGAGATATTGTCAATAAATGAGTATCTATGTTTACGTATGACG GCCGAACCATCAACCGAATACTTGTACACGGTATATGATGCAGGAAGGCATTTCATCGTTAACTTGGACAACAAAACGTGCAGTTTTCGGATGTTTCAAATAGATGAAATTCCATGCCCACATGCATGGGCTGCCATTAAGAAGAAAAATCTAATGGCTGATGATTACTGTTCCGAATTGTTCAAACCGCACACCGTGGTGAAGACGTATGATGTCGCCGTGGATCCTCTCCCTGACGAGCGGGAATGGAAGATTCCAACATACATATCAGAGGATGTTGTTTTGCCACCAAGATACAAGAGACCTCCTGGTAGGCCGAAGAAAAAGTGTGATAAGCCGTTATTTGAATTGCTTCTTGGAAAAAAGAGACACGCTTGCAGTACTTGTGGACAGACTGGACACAATAGACGATCTTGTAGTAGTGCTCCTAGAaggaaataa